The following are from one region of the Camarhynchus parvulus chromosome 3, STF_HiC, whole genome shotgun sequence genome:
- the TBP gene encoding TATA-box-binding protein encodes MDQNNSLPPYAQGLASPQGAMTPGIPIFSPMMPYGTGLTPQPVQSTNSLSILEEQQRQQQQQQAAQQSTSQQATQGTSGQTPQLFHSQTLTTAPLPGTTPLYSSPMTPMTPITPATPASESSGIVPQLQNIVSTVNLGCKLDLKTIALRARNAEYNPKRFAAVIMRIREPRTTALIFSSGKMVCTGAKSEEQSRLAARKYARVVQKLGFPAKFLDFKIQNMVGSCDVKFPIRLEGLVLTHQQFSSYEPELFPGLIYRMIKPRIVLLIFVSGKVVLTGAKVRAEIYEAFENIYPILKGFRKTT; translated from the exons ATGGATCAGAACAACAGTTTGCCACCCTACGCTCAAGGCTTAGCCTCCCCTCAg ggTGCAATGACTCCAGGAATTCCAATTTTCAGCCCGATGATGCCGTATGGCACAGGACTAACACCGCAGCCTGTCCAGAGCACCAACAGTCTGTCCAtactggaggagcagcagcggcagcagcagcagcagcaagcagcacagCAATCCACGTCACAGCAAGCCACACAGGGAACATCTGGTCAAACCCCCCAGCTCTTCCATTCACAGACTCTTACCACAGCCCCTTTACCAGGAACCACACCTCTGTACTCCTCTCCAATGACTCCAATGACTCCAATAACTCCTGCGACACCGGCATCAGAGAGCTCTGGCATAGTGCCACAACTACA GAATATTGTGTCTACAGTGAATCTTGGTTGCAAACTTGACCTAAAAACTATTGCACTTCGTGCCCGAAATGCTGAATATAATCCCAAG CGTTTTGCTGCTGTTATTATGAGAATAAGAGAACCACGTACTACTGCACTGATATTCAGCTCTGGAAAAATGGTGTGCACAGGAGCAAAAAG TGAGGAGCAATCCAGACTGGCTGCAAGGAAGTATGCAAGAGTTGTTCAGAAACTGGGTTTTCCTGCAAAATTTTTGGatttcaaaattcagaatatgGTGGGCAGCTGTGATGTGAAATTTCCCATCAGACTGGAAGGATTGGTACTCACACACCAGCAGTTCAGCAG CTACGAGCCGGAATTGTTTCCTGGCTTAATCTACAGAATGATTAAGCCAAGAATTGttctgcttatttttgtttctggaaaAGTGGTTTTAACTG gtGCTAAAGTACGAGCAGAAATCTATGAAGCATTTGAAAACATCTATCCTATTTTAAAGGGATTCAGAAAGACAACGTAA
- the PDCD2 gene encoding LOW QUALITY PROTEIN: programmed cell death protein 2 (The sequence of the model RefSeq protein was modified relative to this genomic sequence to represent the inferred CDS: inserted 2 bases in 2 codons) has translation MAPGVELGFAAAAEGPGGAWRLHSTYFPSKVGGXPAWLGEAGLPGPAALRCGRCQQPCAFLLQLYAPLPGRTDAFHRTLFVFACRGAACYRLAGPGGPFRVFRSQLPRRNDTYPEEPPXEEPPPGPAPAPPRRLGSGAALCRVCGCLGPRCCGRCRRAAYCGPEHQALDWRRGHRRSCGQHAAGDDLANAIPEHNEFLFPEYEILIEPEEPEFPADSTDDEQGAEDTSKDAKEQEELGAAGTADEAFQSLDEETLEAMAKHETAEEKIFQMFKKRVAAEPEQIIRYCRGGEGPLWVSGENRPEEKDIPNCVCGAKRIFEFQIMPQLLNHLQVDSLGESIDWGTLVVYTCADSCSGGSEYLEEFIWKQDYSMGCTL, from the exons ATGGCTCCCGGCGTGGAGCTGGGTttcgcggcggcggcggagggcCCGGGCGGTGCCTGGCGGCTGCACAGCACCTACTTCCCCAGCAAGGTCGGGG GGCCGGCGTGGCTGGGCGAGGCCGGGCTGCCGGGCCCCGCCGCTCTGCGCTGCGGccgctgccagcagccctgcgccttcctgctccagctgtacGCGCCGCTGCCCGGCCGCACCGACGCCTTCCACCGCACCCTCTTCGTGTTCGCCTGCCGCGGCGCCGCCTGCTACCGCCTGGCGGGCCCGGGCGGGCCCTTCCGCG TGTTCCGGAGCCAGCTGCCGCGGCGGAACGACACGTACCCCGAGGAGCCGC CCGAGGAGCcgcccccgggcccggcccccgcgCCCCCGCGGCGGCTGGGCAGCGGCGCCGCGCTCTGCCGCGTCTGCGGCTGCCTCGGGCCGCGCTGCtgcgggcgctgccgccgcgcCGCCTACTGCGGGCCCGAGCACCAGGCGCTGGACTGGCGGCGCGGGCACCGCCGCTCCTGCGGGCAGCACGCCGCCGGAG ATGACTTGGCAAATGCAATTCCAGAGCATAACGAATTCCTTTTTCCGGAATATGAAATTTTGATAGAACCTGAGGAACCAGAATTTCCTGCTGACAGCACTGATGATGAACAAGGAGCTGAAGATACATCAAAGGATGCAAAAGAACAAGAGGAACttggagctgcaggcactgcag ATGAAGCATTTCAGTCCTTAGATGAAGAGACATTGGAAGCAATGGCAAAACACGagactgcagaagaaaagatcttccaaatgtttaaaaaacGAGTAGCTGCTGAACCAGAGCAG ATTATTAGATactgcagaggaggagaaggtcCACTCTGGGTGTCAGGTGAAAACAGGCCTGAAGAAAAAGATATCCCAAATTGTGTATGTGGTGCCAAAAGGATATTTGAATTCCAG ATTATGCCACAGCTCCTGAATCACCTTCAGGTTGATAGCCTTGGAGAGAGCATTGACTGGGGAACGCTGGTGGTGTACACTTGTGCTGACAGCTGCAGCGGGGGAAGTGAATACCTGGAAGAGTTCATATGGAAACAAGACTATTCCATGGGCTGTACTTTATGA
- the PSMB1 gene encoding proteasome subunit beta type-1 produces MLSTAGCGPSRPEAGYGLEAPVQHYRFSPYTFNGGTVLAIAGEDFCIVASDTRLSEGYSIHSRDSPKCYKLTEQTVIGCTGFHGDCLTLTKIIEARLKMYKHSNNKTMTTGAIAAMLSTILYSRRFFPYYVYNIIGGLDEEGKGAVYSFDPVGSYERDTFKAGGSASAMLQPLLDNQIGFKNMQNVEHVPLTLEKALQLVKDVFISAAERDVYTGDALKICIVTKDGIKEQTVQLRKD; encoded by the exons ATGCTGTCCACCGCGGGATGCGGGCCCTCCCGGCCCGAGGCGGGCTACGGACTGGAGGCGCCCGTGCAGCACTACCGCTTCTCGCCGTACACCTTCAACGGAGG GACTGTGCTGGCGATTGCTGGAGAAGACTTCTGTATCGTTGCCTCTGACACGCGTCTGAGTGAAGGCTACTCCATTCACTCCCGGGACAGTCCCAAATGCTACAAGCT AACAGAACAAACCGTCATTGGATGCACTGGTTTCCATGGGGACTGCCTTACCCTTACTAAAATTATTGAAGCCAGATTAAAG ATGTACAAGCATTCCAACAACAAGACCATGACTACAGGGGCTATTGCAGCAATGCTGTCTACAATCCTGTACTCTCGACGTTTCTTTCCCTACTACGTTTACAATATAATTGGTGGACTTGATGAAGAAG ggaagggagcagtTTATAGCTTTGATCCAGTGGGCTCCTATGAGAGAGATACTTTCAAAGCAGGTGGATCAGCAAGTGCAATGTTGCAGCCTTTGCTGGATAACCAG ATTGGCTTCAAGAACATGCAAAATGTGGAGCATGTACCTCTGACCCTGGAAAAGGCTTTGCAGCTGGTTAAGGATGtcttcatttctgctgctgagagagATGTGTACACTGGGGATGCGCTAAAGATTTGCATTGTCACAAAAGATGGAATTAAAGAGCAAACTGTCCAGTTACGAAAAGACTAA